From the Argopecten irradians isolate NY chromosome 13, Ai_NY, whole genome shotgun sequence genome, one window contains:
- the LOC138305898 gene encoding E3 ubiquitin-protein ligase TRIM71-like, with product MATAKIPVRVKGHTTCGHHKGKQLDFYCEKCKEPVCPKCVTSLHKGHLFCDLGEITPQKKKKIRNLIDETEQNVLQDIGNYIESTNTLLTENDRTFEKLSKDLKAQTEKMKQDLDKLTAETLSIYQDMKDDNIKLIHKYKQDLELYDKQLKHKMQDCKKVLQQGSPLEIYDIKCENDPLIHLPVKPMFGTVSFTPNKHPRYYLELALGTCQFVNSGQTPALSINDLSFSSSHGQPSTQQTSGGTMKKEVTRTKLLTEPRVVEEWESQCDIACICPTNDGQAWTCSKNSKQLKLMDDEGIVMEVQHMTLINDISLSPVTHRLWACDRDKSILELVSGKVSVRFRTNDEPECICVTSDNPYHYRLV from the coding sequence atggcTACAGCCAAAATACCTGTCCGTGTAAAAGGACATACTACATGTGGACACCACAAAGGGAAACAATTAGACTTTTATTGTGAGAAATGTAAGGAACCAGTATGTCCAAAGTGCGTAACGTCTCTGCACAAAGGACATTTGTTTTGTGATCTCGGTGAAATCACACcacagaaaaaaaagaagatcaGAAACTTAATTGATGAAACGGAACAAAATGTGCTTCAGGACATTGGGAATTACATCGAATCTACCAATACACTTCTTACAGAAAACGACAGAACATTTGAAAAACTCTCAAAAGATTTGAAAGCGCAAactgaaaaaatgaaacaaGACCTCGACAAACTTACAGCGGAGACACTCTCAATTTATCAGGACATGAAAGATGACAATATCAAACTCATACACAAATACAAACAGGACCTTGAGTTGTACGACAAACAACTGAAACATAAAATGCAGGATTGTAAGAAAGTGTTACAACAAGGCTCCCCTTTAGAGATATATGATATCAAATGTGAAAACGATCCTCTGATACATCTCCCTGTAAAACCTATGTTTGGTACTGTCAGCTTCACTCCAAACAAGCATCCCCGTTACTATTTAGAACTAGCCCTCGGTACATGTCAGTTTGTCAACTCAGGACAAACGCCAGCATTGAGCATTAATGATTTATCATTCTCTTCATCACACGGACAACCCTCTACACAACAGACGTCAGGTGGTACGATGAAGAAAGAAGTGACCAGGACCAAACTGCTGACAGAGCCCAGGGTGGTAGAGGAGTGGGAGTCTCAATGTGATATTGCTTGTATATGTCCCACCAATGATGGCCAGGCCTGGACCTGTAGTAAGAACAGCAAACAACTAAAACTCATGGATGATGAGGGTATAGTAATGGAGGTCCAACACATGACTTTGATCAATGACATCAGTCTATCGCCTGTAACACATAGACTGTGGGCCTGTGATAGAGACAAAAGCATCCTGGAGCTGGTATCAGGAAAAGTATCAGTAAGATTCAGAACAAACGATGAACCTGAATGTATTTGTGTTACATCAGACAACCCATATCATTATAGGCTTGTCTAA